The stretch of DNA CGGGAAGCAGATGTTGACCTTCCAGGTACTTAATGGCGTGCGCCATGCCGGTGGCCGGAATGGCCTGCATACCCGTAGCGGAGCTTTGGTGCGGGATAACGGGGAAACCCGCTCGCCGCAGCGAAGGGTGACTGTAGTAGGTACGCCCACCGGAGAACGGGTCGTCGCGCTTGGCCATGAGCTGAAGCATCAGCTCGTAGGGCGTCAGGCCGAAGCCCAGCAGCATGGCATCGTCGCGGTAATACGGTGCGGCGTAGTCAGTGGGGCGCAGGTGAAAGGCTGCGGCCAACTGAATAGCCTCGTGCCCACGAGCTGTTGCGTGCACGTATTTGGCCGTTACCGCTTTATTTTCTTCGTAGATACGAGCAAGCTCAGCGGCGGTACGCATCAGGCGATAGGCACGTTGGAGCATCGCTCGGGTGGGTGTAGGGGTGGTAAACTCGGTTTCCAGCGTCGTCGTTGGGGTGGAGTAAGTTGACATGCAGGGGCGGTGGGTTGTAGGGCGAAATTACGGGTTCCCGCGGAATGGCGGGTTCCTGAAGATTTAAATTACTAGGCTTGTGTCAACTCCGCGAAGCCAGACCTTGCTAGAGGCTCCGAGGGCAGTATACAAACCAGAAGAGTTATTGGCGGAGACCCTCATTTTTAACAGTACATGCTCCACAGCGGTTCGGGGCCTTCTATTTTTGCCCTATGATTTCAGACCTTTCAATTACCAAGGCCACTGAGGCGGACATTCCTGAACTAGTGGCCCTCGTTAACAGCGCCTACCGGGGCGACTCCTCCCGCCAGGGCTGGACCACCGAAGCTCACCTGCTCGATGGGCAGCGCACCGATGCGGACGATATCCGCGACCTACTCACCACCCCCGGCGCAACCTTTCTGCTGGCTCGTACCTCCGCTGGTACGTTGCTGGGCAGCGTGTACCTGAAAAATCAGGCGCCCGATTTGTACCTCGGTATGCTCTCAGTTTCGCCAGAACACCAAGCCCGTGGTCTGGGCAAGCAGTTTATTGCCGCCGCCGAGGCGCAAGCCCGGCAACTTGACTGTTCAGGCCTGCTTATTTCAGTGATTTCAGTGCGCCAGGAGTTGCTGGCTTGGTACGAACGGCACGGCTTTCAGCGCACGGGAGAAACTGTGCAGTTTCCAACCGATACTCGTTTTGGCATTCCCAAGCAGGAGTTGGAGCTACTATTACTACGAAAAATCTTCTAACCAATCCGTTACCAGATTCCTGCCAGGCTACGCCGGTGATAACATATATCAACAGCATGAAATGTATACTAACTCTATTCTTTGCCTTGGCAGAAGTTAGCGTTGCTTACTCGCAAACCACCATTCACTTTGGCCCTCATGTTGGAGGGGTTGCAACTACGGCGGCGTACGCCGCCTATGACAAGCACAGGTTTACGCCACGTTCCGTACTAGGCGTTGCACTGGGCGGCACTATTCAGGCGCAACAGAAACAATGGGCGTTACAAATTTCTGGCCTGTATGCACAAAGAGGCTTTCGACTGCAGGATGAATACCAGCCAGTTGGTACCCCCGAAGGTACTTCCTATCTTATCAACGAAACGTATCAGCTCTCTTACCTAAGCCTACCTGTCAATCTGGCCTATACTCAGCGCCCGAACGGACAGGGGTTTCAGGTCTTCGCTGGTGGCTACGTTAGCATGCTGCTGAAGGGTCACTGGGAATACAATGATAGTTTTTTGACACCCCAGCCCAACGGGGAGGTATTCAGGTCTTCCTATCTAGGCCACGACAAAGACATACTGCCAAGTCCGAAACAGCCTACAACGGCGGCATCTGGCCTCGATTACTACATTTATTCTCGCCGCGTTGATGCAGGCCTGCAGGCAGGTATTGGGTACCGATTTTCGCGCGTGCTGATTCAGGGGGGGGTATAGTGTGGGGCTGGTGAATCTGGTTCCTGCCAACTCAGGTTCTAACGCTCTCCTGGTATATCAGTCCAGCAGCCCAAAATCCTATTCGAACAGAGGTGTTCATCTGTCAGCAGCCTACTTATTTGGCAAAACCGACTAATTAGGATCTATTGGCAGGATACTCACTCCACCCACTATCATGTTCCTAAAACTTACCAAACCCCTACCTTTGCTATAGCAAAAACAGCAGCGGCAAGAATTTCATCAGTCACTCTGGGCGCCTTCTTATGGCAATTTGCCCTGTTCATTTCCTCCGCTGTTCTACTGTATATGTCCGTTTCTGAACCTACTCTTTTCCCTGCCGCCGCCCCTGCTCCTACCTTTCGCGCTAGCGTAGAGGCCTGGATGCGCCAATTTCAGGAGTGGCTGTGCCAGCAAATTGAAGCCGCCGATGGCCTGGGCCAGTTCCAGGAAGATGCTTGGCAGCACCACAGCGGTGGCGGTGGCCGCAGCCGCATCCTTACTGGCGGACGGGTTATTGAAAAGGGTGGCGTAAACTTCTCGGCCGTAGAGGGCACCATGAGTGAGCAAGCGGCCCGCGTGCTGCTCATGCCCAACCCTAATTATTTTGCCACGGGCGTGTCGGTGGTGCAAC from Hymenobacter taeanensis encodes:
- a CDS encoding GNAT family N-acetyltransferase; translation: MISDLSITKATEADIPELVALVNSAYRGDSSRQGWTTEAHLLDGQRTDADDIRDLLTTPGATFLLARTSAGTLLGSVYLKNQAPDLYLGMLSVSPEHQARGLGKQFIAAAEAQARQLDCSGLLISVISVRQELLAWYERHGFQRTGETVQFPTDTRFGIPKQELELLLLRKIF
- a CDS encoding outer membrane beta-barrel protein; the encoded protein is MAEVSVAYSQTTIHFGPHVGGVATTAAYAAYDKHRFTPRSVLGVALGGTIQAQQKQWALQISGLYAQRGFRLQDEYQPVGTPEGTSYLINETYQLSYLSLPVNLAYTQRPNGQGFQVFAGGYVSMLLKGHWEYNDSFLTPQPNGEVFRSSYLGHDKDILPSPKQPTTAASGLDYYIYSRRVDAGLQAGIGYRFSRVLIQGGV